The proteins below are encoded in one region of Brassica napus cultivar Da-Ae chromosome A6, Da-Ae, whole genome shotgun sequence:
- the LOC106380461 gene encoding subtilisin-like protease SBT2.3 isoform X1: MARVMLVNFGFLLLVMICFGFLSNTLGQQQDDDGDDDTAVYIVTLKQPPFVHLFEEEDLKQIRHRHQSPKHGHTSKFKPKLQPRNISRKRHGRGRPKRPPSIAQTHDSFLRKTLKGEKYIKLYSYNYLINGFAVFVSSQQAEKLSMRREVANIVLDFSVRTATTYTPQFMGLPEGAWVKEGGFETAGEGIVIGFIDTGIDPNHPSFSDKDINSQHSYPTPKHFSGVCEITPDFPSGSCNKKLVGARHFAQSAITRGTFNSSEDYASPFDGDGHGTHTASIAAGNHGVPVIVSNHSFGNASGIAPRAHISVYKALYKSFGGFAADVVAAIDQAAQDGVDILSLSITPNRKPPGVATFFNPIDMAILSAVKTGIFVVQAAGNTGPSPKSMSSFSPWIFTVGASSHDRVYSNSITLGNNVTIPGVGFSSPTDDGKMYKMVSAFHALNNTTSVDTDMYLGECQDYENYNQELVSGNLLMCSYSVRFVLGLSTIKQALDVAKNLSAVGVVFYMDPYVLGFQFNPTPMDMPGIIIPSAEDSKILLKYYNSSIERDATTKDVVEFGAVAAIEGGLNANFSNKAPMVMYYSARGPDPEDNSFNDADILKPNLVAPGNSIWGAWSSGSIDSTEFEGEKFAMMSGTSMAAPHVAGVAALIKQTYPNFSPSAIASALSTTALLNDNKGGPIMAQRTYANPDQSLINATPFDMGSGFVNATAALDPGLIFDTSFEDYMSFLCGINGSDSVVFNYTGIDCSSNNSSRISGFDLNLPSITVSTLNGKQVFKRWVRNIAGNETYNVGWSPPYGVSMKVSPAQFSIGTGETQILSITLEPTKNSSSSSFGRIGLFGKAGHVVNIPVSVIAKIVLS; encoded by the exons ATGGCTAGAGTTATGTTGGTGAACTTTGGGTTTTTATTACTAGTGATGATCTGTTTTGGGTTTCTGTCAAACACTTTGGGACAACAACAAGACGATGATGGTGATGACGATACTGCTGTTTACATTGTCACACTTAAACAGCCTCCTTTTGTTCATCTATTTGAGGAAGAAGACCTTAAACAGATTAGACATAGACACCAAAGTCCTAAGCATGGCCACACTTCTAAATTCAAACCAAAGTTACAACCAAG AAACATTTCCAGGAAACGTCATGGGAGGGGGAGGCCAAAAAGACCACCATCTATTGCTCAAACTCATGATTCTTTCTTGAGAAAGACATTGAAAggagagaaatatataaaactcTATAGctacaattatctaatcaatGGATTTGCTGTGTTCGTTAGCTCACAACAG GCTGAGAAGCTTTCAATGAGAAGAGAAGTAGCAAACATAGTGTTGGACTTCTCTGTTAGGACAGCAACAACATATACTCCACAGTTTATGGGTTTACCAGAAGGAGCATGGGTCAAAGAAGGTGGATTTGAGACTGCTGGAGAAGGAATAGTTATCGGATTTATAGATACTGGAATCGATCCGAATCATCCTAGTTTCAGTGACAAAGACATTAACTCTCAGCATTCATATCCAACCCCTAAGCATTTCTCAGGTGTTTGTGAAATCACACCAGATTTTCCATCAGGGTCTTGCAATAAAAAGCTGGTTGGAGCTAGGCATTTCGCGCAATCGGCTATAACTAGAGGAACCTTTAACTCCTCTGAAGATTATGCTTCTCCATTCGATGGAGATGGTCATGGAAC ACACACAGCTTCGATTGCTGCTGGTAACCATGGAGTTCCAGTGATAGTTTCTAACCATAGCTTTGGAAATGCTAGTGGAATCGCTCCTCGTGCGCA TATTTCTGTTTACAAGGCATTGTACAAGAGTTTTGGAGGCTTTGCTGCAGATGTTGTTGCAGCTATAGATCAG GCAGCTCAAGATGGAGTAGATATACTAAGTTTATCGATTACACCGAACCGAAAACCTCCTGGTGTTGCCACTTTCTTCAACCCTATAGACATGGCCATACTTTCCGCTGTGAAAACCGGAATATTTGTAGTCCAAGCTGCAGGAAACACCGGTCCATCGCCCAAGAGCATGTCATCTTTTAGTCCTTGGATTTTCACAGTTGGTGCTTCTTCTCATGATAGAGTTTACTCCAACTCCATAACCCTAGGCAACAATGTAACTATTCCAGGCGTAGGATTCTCAA gTCCTACTGATGATGGAAAGATGTACAAGATGGTCTCAGCTTTTCATGCCTTGAACAATACTACTTCTGTAGATACAGACATGTACCTAGGTGAATGTCAAGATTATGAAAATTACAATCAAGAGCTTGTCTCGGGGAATCTCTTGATGTGTAGCTATTCTGTTCGTTTCGTTCTTGGGCTTTCGACTATAAAGCAAGCTTTAGATGTTGCCAAGAATCTATCAGCAGTTGGTGTTGTGTTCTATATGGACCCGTATGTTCTTGGTTTTCAGTTCAATCCAACGCCAATGGATATGCCTGGAATCATAATTCCATCTGCAGAAGATTCAAAG attttaCTTAAATACTATAACTCTTCTATTGAGAGAGATGCAACCACCAAAGACGTTGTTGAATTTGGAGCAGTTGCAGCCATTGAAGGCGGTTTAAACGCTAACTTCAGTAACAAAGCTCCTATGGTTATGTATTACTCAGCAAGAGGACCTGATCCAGAAGACAACTCTTTTAACGACGCTGACATATTGAAACCTAACCTCGTAGCTCCTGGAAACTCTATTTGGGGTGCTTGGAGCTCCGGTTCCATTGATTCAACCGAGTTTGaag GTGAGAAATTTGCAATGATGTCCGGTACAAGCATGGCTGCTCCTCATGTAGCTGGTGTGGCTGCACTAATCAAACAAACCTACCCGAACTTTAGTCCTTCGGCAATAGCATCTGCACTTTCAACAACCGCTCTTCTTAATGATAACAAAGGAGGTCCCATAATGGCTCAGCGTACTTATGCCAATCCTGATCAAAGCCTAATTAATGCAACACCGTTTGATATGGGAAGCGGTTTCGTGAACGCCACGGCAGCTTTAGACCCTGGTTTAATATTTGATACTA GTTTTGAAGACTATATGTCATTTCTTTGTGGAATCAATGGCTCAGATTCAGTGGTGTTTAACTACACTGGGATTGATTGTTCTTCTAACAACAGCTCAAGAATTAGCGGTTTTGATCTCAACTTGCCATCAATCACAGTATCAACCCTTAATGGCAAGCAAGTTTTCAAAAGATGGGTGAGAAACATAGCTGGAAATGAGACGTACAATGTTGGTTGGAGTCCTCCTTATGGTGTTTCAATGAAGGTATCTCCAGCTCAGTTCTCTATAGGAACGGGGGAAACTCAAATACTAAGCATAACCCTCGAGCCGACAAAGAACAGTTCAAGTTCTAGTTTCGGAAGAATAGGTTTGTTTGGAAAGGCAGGACACGTTGTTAATATTCCTGTATCTGTCATAGCTAAAATCGTTTTGAGCTGA
- the LOC106380321 gene encoding beta-galactosidase 3, with protein sequence MYASDCRYRGYILLLVLFYSLVFDLASNIDISDDVGGNRTDSNWKRFLSNSKQHGKEYTSCISIGAEIPKLYLFCDESPKDIITKINFADYGNPIGGCKDNRHGNCGAPAALRVVEKNCLGKLKCELNNSDEMFGPSHCKKDITLTIEYTCTKA encoded by the exons ATGTATGCTTCAGATTGCCGTTATCGAGGCTACATTTTACTTCTAGTTCTATTTTATTCACTTGTGTTTGATTTAGCTTCAAATATAGACATTTCTGATGATGTAGGAGGCAACCGAACCGACAGTAACTGGAAACGTTTTCTCTCTAATTCCAAACAACATGGCAAAGAATATACTAGTTGTATAAGTATAGGTGCTGAAATTCCAAAGCTGTATCTTTTTTGTGATGAATCACCTAAAGACATTATTACAAAAATCAATTTCGCTGATTATGGAAATCCTATCGGTGGTTGTAAAGATAATAGACATGGCAATTGCGGTGCACCAGCTGCCTTGAGGGTGGTCGAAAAG AATTGTCTTGGAAAACTCAAGTGTGAGCTTAACAATTCGGACGAGATGTTTGGTCCGAGTCACTGCAAAAAAGATATTACGCTCACTATTGAATATACTTGCACAAAAGCTTAG
- the LOC125609867 gene encoding uncharacterized protein LOC125609867 — protein MSKITKVSSFCLLLLVVFFLNSQPALSLRVPKPQSEPASPQTMIDDSSPMGMIDHAKSMIAGFFSHKFPVMGWPFPKYPPFTMVNPNVPTNPSGAQEESEKLPSSPSKLNKAGRNA, from the coding sequence ATGTCAAAAATCACAAAGGTTTCTTCTTTCTGTTTACTCCTCCtcgtcgtcttcttcctcaATTCTCAACCTGCACTCTCACTCCGTGTCCCAAAACCGCAGTCAGAACCAGCATCACCACAAACCATGATCGATGACTCATCTCCAATGGGAATGATCGACCATGCAAAGTCCATGATTGCTGGATTCTTCAGCCACAAGTTTCCAGTAATGGGCTGGCCTTTCCCCAAGTACCCACCTTTCACAATGGTCAACCCTAACGTTCCAACAAACCCATCTGGAGCTCAAGAGGAATCAGAGAAGCTACCTTCTTCCCCAAGCAAACTTAACAAAGCTGGACGAAACGCATGA
- the LOC106380461 gene encoding subtilisin-like protease SBT2.3 isoform X2, translating to MARVMLVNFGFLLLVMICFGFLSNTLGQQQDDDGDDDTAVYIVTLKQPPFVHLFEEEDLKQIRHRHQSPKHGHTSKFKPKLQPRKRHGRGRPKRPPSIAQTHDSFLRKTLKGEKYIKLYSYNYLINGFAVFVSSQQAEKLSMRREVANIVLDFSVRTATTYTPQFMGLPEGAWVKEGGFETAGEGIVIGFIDTGIDPNHPSFSDKDINSQHSYPTPKHFSGVCEITPDFPSGSCNKKLVGARHFAQSAITRGTFNSSEDYASPFDGDGHGTHTASIAAGNHGVPVIVSNHSFGNASGIAPRAHISVYKALYKSFGGFAADVVAAIDQAAQDGVDILSLSITPNRKPPGVATFFNPIDMAILSAVKTGIFVVQAAGNTGPSPKSMSSFSPWIFTVGASSHDRVYSNSITLGNNVTIPGVGFSSPTDDGKMYKMVSAFHALNNTTSVDTDMYLGECQDYENYNQELVSGNLLMCSYSVRFVLGLSTIKQALDVAKNLSAVGVVFYMDPYVLGFQFNPTPMDMPGIIIPSAEDSKILLKYYNSSIERDATTKDVVEFGAVAAIEGGLNANFSNKAPMVMYYSARGPDPEDNSFNDADILKPNLVAPGNSIWGAWSSGSIDSTEFEGEKFAMMSGTSMAAPHVAGVAALIKQTYPNFSPSAIASALSTTALLNDNKGGPIMAQRTYANPDQSLINATPFDMGSGFVNATAALDPGLIFDTSFEDYMSFLCGINGSDSVVFNYTGIDCSSNNSSRISGFDLNLPSITVSTLNGKQVFKRWVRNIAGNETYNVGWSPPYGVSMKVSPAQFSIGTGETQILSITLEPTKNSSSSSFGRIGLFGKAGHVVNIPVSVIAKIVLS from the exons ATGGCTAGAGTTATGTTGGTGAACTTTGGGTTTTTATTACTAGTGATGATCTGTTTTGGGTTTCTGTCAAACACTTTGGGACAACAACAAGACGATGATGGTGATGACGATACTGCTGTTTACATTGTCACACTTAAACAGCCTCCTTTTGTTCATCTATTTGAGGAAGAAGACCTTAAACAGATTAGACATAGACACCAAAGTCCTAAGCATGGCCACACTTCTAAATTCAAACCAAAGTTACAACCAAG GAAACGTCATGGGAGGGGGAGGCCAAAAAGACCACCATCTATTGCTCAAACTCATGATTCTTTCTTGAGAAAGACATTGAAAggagagaaatatataaaactcTATAGctacaattatctaatcaatGGATTTGCTGTGTTCGTTAGCTCACAACAG GCTGAGAAGCTTTCAATGAGAAGAGAAGTAGCAAACATAGTGTTGGACTTCTCTGTTAGGACAGCAACAACATATACTCCACAGTTTATGGGTTTACCAGAAGGAGCATGGGTCAAAGAAGGTGGATTTGAGACTGCTGGAGAAGGAATAGTTATCGGATTTATAGATACTGGAATCGATCCGAATCATCCTAGTTTCAGTGACAAAGACATTAACTCTCAGCATTCATATCCAACCCCTAAGCATTTCTCAGGTGTTTGTGAAATCACACCAGATTTTCCATCAGGGTCTTGCAATAAAAAGCTGGTTGGAGCTAGGCATTTCGCGCAATCGGCTATAACTAGAGGAACCTTTAACTCCTCTGAAGATTATGCTTCTCCATTCGATGGAGATGGTCATGGAAC ACACACAGCTTCGATTGCTGCTGGTAACCATGGAGTTCCAGTGATAGTTTCTAACCATAGCTTTGGAAATGCTAGTGGAATCGCTCCTCGTGCGCA TATTTCTGTTTACAAGGCATTGTACAAGAGTTTTGGAGGCTTTGCTGCAGATGTTGTTGCAGCTATAGATCAG GCAGCTCAAGATGGAGTAGATATACTAAGTTTATCGATTACACCGAACCGAAAACCTCCTGGTGTTGCCACTTTCTTCAACCCTATAGACATGGCCATACTTTCCGCTGTGAAAACCGGAATATTTGTAGTCCAAGCTGCAGGAAACACCGGTCCATCGCCCAAGAGCATGTCATCTTTTAGTCCTTGGATTTTCACAGTTGGTGCTTCTTCTCATGATAGAGTTTACTCCAACTCCATAACCCTAGGCAACAATGTAACTATTCCAGGCGTAGGATTCTCAA gTCCTACTGATGATGGAAAGATGTACAAGATGGTCTCAGCTTTTCATGCCTTGAACAATACTACTTCTGTAGATACAGACATGTACCTAGGTGAATGTCAAGATTATGAAAATTACAATCAAGAGCTTGTCTCGGGGAATCTCTTGATGTGTAGCTATTCTGTTCGTTTCGTTCTTGGGCTTTCGACTATAAAGCAAGCTTTAGATGTTGCCAAGAATCTATCAGCAGTTGGTGTTGTGTTCTATATGGACCCGTATGTTCTTGGTTTTCAGTTCAATCCAACGCCAATGGATATGCCTGGAATCATAATTCCATCTGCAGAAGATTCAAAG attttaCTTAAATACTATAACTCTTCTATTGAGAGAGATGCAACCACCAAAGACGTTGTTGAATTTGGAGCAGTTGCAGCCATTGAAGGCGGTTTAAACGCTAACTTCAGTAACAAAGCTCCTATGGTTATGTATTACTCAGCAAGAGGACCTGATCCAGAAGACAACTCTTTTAACGACGCTGACATATTGAAACCTAACCTCGTAGCTCCTGGAAACTCTATTTGGGGTGCTTGGAGCTCCGGTTCCATTGATTCAACCGAGTTTGaag GTGAGAAATTTGCAATGATGTCCGGTACAAGCATGGCTGCTCCTCATGTAGCTGGTGTGGCTGCACTAATCAAACAAACCTACCCGAACTTTAGTCCTTCGGCAATAGCATCTGCACTTTCAACAACCGCTCTTCTTAATGATAACAAAGGAGGTCCCATAATGGCTCAGCGTACTTATGCCAATCCTGATCAAAGCCTAATTAATGCAACACCGTTTGATATGGGAAGCGGTTTCGTGAACGCCACGGCAGCTTTAGACCCTGGTTTAATATTTGATACTA GTTTTGAAGACTATATGTCATTTCTTTGTGGAATCAATGGCTCAGATTCAGTGGTGTTTAACTACACTGGGATTGATTGTTCTTCTAACAACAGCTCAAGAATTAGCGGTTTTGATCTCAACTTGCCATCAATCACAGTATCAACCCTTAATGGCAAGCAAGTTTTCAAAAGATGGGTGAGAAACATAGCTGGAAATGAGACGTACAATGTTGGTTGGAGTCCTCCTTATGGTGTTTCAATGAAGGTATCTCCAGCTCAGTTCTCTATAGGAACGGGGGAAACTCAAATACTAAGCATAACCCTCGAGCCGACAAAGAACAGTTCAAGTTCTAGTTTCGGAAGAATAGGTTTGTTTGGAAAGGCAGGACACGTTGTTAATATTCCTGTATCTGTCATAGCTAAAATCGTTTTGAGCTGA